One window of Magallana gigas chromosome 2, xbMagGiga1.1, whole genome shotgun sequence genomic DNA carries:
- the LOC105319624 gene encoding uncharacterized protein isoform X3 — protein sequence MRLPILLALLGLFVHNAYLQSLNCYVPADIMILLDGSDSIQDRDWYKMKEFVQLLIDNFDIARDAIHLGMVVYSSRIGDHIGLNSFKDKNMLKLLAGALNHPKDSTNTAKGIEYVREKFRSDGRPGVPKIAIVITDGSSDNPRNTKLQANAAKNEGIKVLAVGVGGHMFKDELRSIASNPSKVFTSPTFGTLITLVSEIRNMVCQVITTTTTTTTTPKIPTQPPIYVPPPKDMICNVPGDIVFLMDGSDSISDVDFMRQKAFVANMVDNFEISPEAIHVGMVVFSTMIGDVIGLQPAKGKPLLKILAKSLKQPKIGTNTAKGIQRVRKMMAEEGRQFAPKLAVVITDGRSTRPQETIREASLAKAEGITMIAIGVGTEIFQDELRQLASSPTQAFEVRDFSKLGEIINTMRDLICQEIKTTTSTTTTTEMPTPPPSRVPPPDGLICNVPADIGILLDGSDSINDRGFIKEKNFAANLINNLDIGPDTIHASVIVYSTLIGQTIPFTPFKPKTLLTILTRNLKQPKVGTNTAKGINKMREYFRTQGRSNAPKVMVIVTDGRSTRPRETIAEAELAKREGIVVIAVGVGTEIFRDELRQIATNERKLFEVSDFAALQRIIIAIRDLICQVITTTPAIQTTTPLPATTTLTPIPNCDVPAEIMFMLQGSQSTDDQSWADSKRFLSTVVNNMYASPSAHHYGAFVYGSAIGDHVGLQPFKDKFELQNYFNSMMKPTSSGSDVAAALKMMREVFREQGRPSAPKIGVMITNEPTSTRRLTMAETDLAKTEGVKLYTIGVGNLVDRGELLNTATSEKHVMLTPNARSLESILPNLRHLICDDIMTPITTRPPRPSHNFTSLCAGCLYDRGTGYNFFPGDCSKFVQCWENNGYVHGVVKQCPFGEFWKQEELKCVPSIHVHCTMDPCLRAPNGFTYGMEESRCRSYWICVDSHSLGSCCAPGTHYVEGMGCMRGLACNDACPPNGGKIYTPCKKQAHWDRRFYMDDVPQQKLVRHCSPGTIFSKEYCTCIPDMEGLIPVLSGDQCKASAYLPFDVDLEDKSGSNTAVMVRNVTMTPYGSAHFTGNSALTLYKYADMSLGNKLLISFKFKFDRWPDSLDHAGRVVHYEKGETHWRFDIQSKTWTRNITIGGGWNAGRLTRMFRKLMGSTNAQQMNLHMIEIANSPDFKALLYHLGFMPDATNALQILRIIFSGQGSNLINQILQKIGNVHGSEEVRKLLYNLLRIEGMNKWIKDHTGGNHKHAFVNWQRFLNSLNLNEKDWNKGGIPGLNVDHNMGKLIADLWRIFVNEHGMNTRDWKDILKITFNGDKNRHFGIEFLGEIEGVLGRNKTIKDLWFDFLKGRNVSVSIFGNYTHGGEAHKKHPHFLRYIEDLVKSGKGGEWLNYVLGGGKIHTDHGGFTHEGVNNIADIWREYVTDARLDQQSSLHPHLTWTLTGGGTGGQRTEIFIDELRNVLANDTVRNHFLDFLKKYDINLVGTGNGWKLVRGGNQNDVGAWLYWLFTQTGNNHGGSGTSTSITWPWFPGGEGLDGWDIGLGFEWIFGPGGWNNGGRVGITTNGFTTLADLWQLFMAENPLDRNVWGKKLVWTLRSGNNGYKDYFLLLRELRHVLSNEGMIRRWQEFLQKHNYNIVLNNNGWDIVKGGSRNDLAAFITWLFVVVDEMESSTAGADFDWIFGKDWRTGITSTGVQTLAELWTRFIQESNVDVNVWGRVLFWTLRSNTGKPGLQDYISLFREMRHVLADDYMRQLWIEFLQRHNHNIILTNNGWDVVKGGSQNNIGEFIFWLFATVDEIESSGPDADFSWLISGKGLNNLRISITQNGLQSLMNLWDLFMVETNLDKNTWGQYMFWTLRSPSDTMQNQHYVLLLKEMKHLLSDTNIRNLWLQFLAKHNYNIVLVSEGWDIVKGGSTNDASAFIFWLFNIVESIENRSITDIDWIFTPGKQSWERYIRRGFTTTGLHQLVILWEQFLAHVNLDVSAWSNVLYWTHRKTHTGEVTHQDYYLLFQEMRHLLDNDLIRNQFIDFMANSGYNFVLTTVGWEIELGGTRNDIAGFIYWLVTTVDTIMSLTPETVIDWLFITDVSSYTGGSGTSSIQDSQEYYSGGFGMGDMFGLLAAEEFLRKKRSTDNVVRHKRQAHAPFHYQSLVGNCHGNNPSIDIAANERNVKMILVTDGSNQPGELILPIVQGWNEVTLVYNGRDMHGMVNNWQGEKKTSIPMRGNIQSRPEGISLGYCPKYDGLQGKIDDFAFYECIPLAIQNKIGRS from the exons ATGCGCCTGCCGATCTTGCTGGCACTGTTGGGCCTGTTCGTCCACAATGCCTACCTACAGT CACTAAATTGCTATGTCCCCGCTGACATCATGATCCTGCTTGACGGTTCCGACTCCATTCAGGACCGTGACTGGTACAAGATGAAGGAGTTTGTTCAACTTCTCATTGACAATTTCGACATAGCCCGGGACGCCATCCATCTTGGAATGGTGGTCTACAGTTCTCGGATTGGGGATCATATTGGCCTCAACTCATTCAAAGACAAAAACATGCTGAAGCTGTTAGCAGGTGCTCTTAATCACCCGAAAGACAGCACAAACACGGCTAAAGGAATTGAATATGTAAGAGAGAAGTTCCGAAGTGATGGTCGACCAGGTGTTCCGAAAATCGCTATCGTGATCACGGACGGAAGTTCGGACAATCCAAGGAACACAAAACTACAGGCGAATGCGGCTAAAAACGAGGGCATTAAAGTCCTAGCTGTAGGAGTCGGGGGTCATATGTTTAAGGACGAACTTCGGAGCATTGCCTCTAATCCCAGCAAAGTTTTCACCTCTCCAACCTTCGGAACTCTAATCACGCTGGTTTCTGAGATACGAAACATGGTCTGTCAAG TCATTACAACTACAACCACTACCACAACCACTCCTAAGATTCCAACACAGCCGCCTATCTATGTGCCACCACCAAAGG aTATGATCTGCAATGTTCCTGGCGATATCGTTTTCCTCATGGATGGTAGCGACAGTATCAGTGACGTTGACTTCATGCGCCAGAAAGCCTTCGTCGCCAACATGGTGGACAACTTTGAAATCAGTCCAGAGGCAATACATGTAGGCATGGTAGTGTTCTCCACAATGATTGGAGATGTTATAGGCCTACAACCAGCAAAGGGCAAACCGCTACTCAAAATTCTGGCCAAGAGTCTGAAACAACCAAAAATAGGAACTAACACTGCGAAGGGTATACAGAGGGTCAGAAAAATGATGGCGGAGGAAGGTCGACAGTTCGCGCCAAAATTGGCGGTGGTTATTACTGATGGTCGGTCAACTAGGCCGCAAGAGACCATTCGAGAAGCAAGTCTTGCCAAGGCCGAAGGAATTACAATGATAGCTATTGGAGTAGGAACCGAAATCTTCCAAGACGAACTTCGACAGTTGGCGTCTTCACCCACGCAAGCTTTCGAGGTCCGGGATTTCAGTAAGCTAGGAGAAATTATCAACACCATGAGGGATCTCATCTGTCAAG AGATAAAGACCACCACTTCAACAACCACCACTACAGAGATGCCTACCCCACCACCCTCCAGGGTGCCACCACCAGACG GTCTGATCTGTAACGTCCCCGCCGACATTGGTATCTTACTGGACGGCTCTGACAGCATCAATGACCGCGGGTTCATCAAAGAGAAGAACTTTGCTGCCAACCTGATAAACAACCTTGATATCGGTCCGGACACAATCCACGCTAGTGTCATTGTATACAGCACACTGATTGGTCAAACCATTCCCTTCACCCCGTTCAAACCAAAGACCTTGCTAACAATTCTTACCAGAAACTTGAAGCAGCCGAAGGTTGGTACCAATACTGCTAAGGGAATAAACAAAATGAGGGAGTACTTCCGAACACAAGGTCGATCTAACGCACCCAAGGTCATGGTTATCGTCACTGATGGCCGGTCCACCAGGCCAAGGGAGACAATAGCGGAAGCGGAACTAGCAAAACGAGAGGGAATTGTGGTTATTGCTGTCGGTGTTGGAACAGAGATCTTCAGAGACGAACTGAGACAGATTGCCACCAATGAAAGGAAGCTGTTTGAGGTATCCGACTTTGCTGCTTTGCAAAGGATCATCATCGCAATTAGAGATTTGATTTGCCAAG TTATCACCACCACACCAGCTATACAGACGACAACCCCGCTACCGGCCACCACAACACTGACACCAA TTCCAAATTGCGACGTGCCGGCCGAGATCATGTTTATGCTGCAAGGTTCCCAGTCTACGGATGACCAGAGCTGGGCAGACAGTAAGCGATTCCTTAGTACCGTGGTCAACAACATGTACGCCAGTCCCAGCGCTCACCATTACGGAGCCTTCGTCTACGGCAGCGCCATCGGGGACCACGTGGGTCTACAGccattcaaagacaaattcgaaTTGCAGAATTACTTCAACTCTATGATGAAACCGACATCATCTGGTTCAGATGTAGCGGCAG CTTTGAAGATGATGCGAGAGGTGTTCCGAGAACAAGGAAGACCATCAGCTCCAAAGATCGGAGTCATGATCACCAACGAGCCGACATCAACACGGCGTCTTACAATGGCGGAAACCGACCTGGCTAAAACGGAGGGCGTGAAGCTTTATACTATAGGCGTTGGAAACTTGGTGGATAGAGGCGAACTGCTGAATACAGCCACCAGTGAAAAACACGTCATGCTTACCCCGAACGCTAGAAGCCTGGAATCTATTTTACCAAACCTTCGACATTTGATATGTGATG ATATCATGACCCCGATCACAACAAGACCTCCACGTCCGTCGCATAACTTCACAA GTCTGTGTGCAGGATGTCTCTATGACAGAGGAACAGGGTACAACTTCTTCCCCGGAGACTGCAGCAAGTTCGTGCAGTGCTGGGAAAATAATGGCTATGTACATGGCGTCGTGAAGCAATGTCCATTTGGAGAGTTCTGGAAACAGGAGGAATTAAAGTGTGTCCCATCTATACATGTTCACTGTACAATGG ACCCCTGCTTACGCGCTCCCAATGGATTCACGTACGGAATGGAGGAATCCCGCTGTCGTTCGTACTGGATCTGTGTTGATAGTCACAGTCTTGGGTCATGCTGCGCTCCTGGGACCCACTATGTCGAGGGCATGGGATGCATGCGGGGATTGGCATGCAACGATGCTTGTCCTCCGAATGGCGGGAAAATCTATACAC cGTGCAAGAAACAGGCCCATTGGGATAGGAGATTCTACATGGACGATGTCCCGCAACAGAAACTTGTCCGCCATTGTTCTCCTGGAACAATATTCAGCAAAGAATACTGTACCTGTATTCCTGATATGGAGGGACTAATTCCTGTACTTTCTGGAG ATCAATGTAAAGCGTCCGCCTACCTTCCTTTTGACGTCGATTTGGAGGACAAGTCTGGATCCAACACTGCAGTGATGGTGAGGAACGTTACCATGACACCCTACGGAAGCGCCCATTTCACGGGCAACAGCGCGCTGACCCTGTACAAGTATGCAGATATGAGCCTCGGAAACAAACTTCTCATCAGCTTTAAGTTCAAGTTTGACCGTTGGCCCGACAGTTTAGACCACGCAG gtAGAGTTGTACATTATGAGAAGGGCGAGACACATTGGAGATTTGACATACAAAGCAAGACATGGACTCGTAACATTACAATCGGCGGAGGATGGAATGCAGGCAGACTTACAAGAATGTTCCGGAAGCTGATGGGTTCAACAAATGCACAGCAAATGAATCTGCACATGATTGAGATCGCCAACTCTCCTGATTTCAAGGCTTTACTCTACCATCTAGGATTTATGCCAGATGCAACAAATGCTCTTCAAATCCTGCGCATTATATTCTCTGGACAGGGATCTAATTTGATCAACCAGATATTGCAGAAAATTGGAAACGTTCATGGGTCAGAAGAAGTTAGAAAACTTCTATACAATCTTCTTCGAATTGAGGGCATGAATAAATGGATTAAAGACCATACAGGGGGAAACCATAAGCATGCATTTGTCAACTGGCAGAGATTCCTAAATTCACTCAACCTGAACGAAAAAGACTGGAACAAAGGCGGGATCCCTGGATTAAATGTTGATCACAACATGGGAAAACTTATAGCTGATCTTTGGAGGATATTTGTCAATGAACATGGAATGAATACGAGAGATTGGAAAGACATTTTGAAGATTACCTTTAATGGTGATAAGAATAGACACTTCGGAATAGAATTTTTAGGTGAAATTGAAGGAGTACTTGGACGTAATAAAACCATTAAAGATCTGTGGTTTGACTTTTTGAAAGGAAGAAACGTGAGTGTTTCCATCTTTGGAAATTACACACACGGTGGTGAGGCTCATAAGAAACATCCACACTTTCTCCGCTACATAGAAGATCTGGTAAAAAGTGGCAAAGGTGGCGAATGGCTGAACTACGTACTGGGAGGAGGAAAAATACATACAGACCACGGAGGATTCACGCACGAAGGTGTTAACAACATTGCAGACATCTGGAGAGAGTACGTAACAGACGCCAGACTAGACCAGCAGTCCTCCTTACATCCACATCTTACTTGGACTCTCACTGGCGGAGGAACAGGTGGAcagagaactgaaattttcatcGATGAATTAAGGAACGTACTAGCAAACGATACAGTTCGAAACCACTTCCTagactttttaaagaaatatgacatcaaccTTGTCGGAACTGGTAATGGGTGGAAACTCGTCCGTGGAGGCAACCAGAATGATGTTGGTGCATGGTTATACTGGCTTTTTACTCAGACTGGCAACAACCACGGTGGATCCGGAACAAGTACATCCATCACTTGGCCTTGGTTCCCAGGGGGAGAAGGACTAGACGGTTGGGATATCGGTCTAGGGTTTGAGTGGATATTTGGTCCAGGTGGGTGGAACAATGGTGGACGTGTAGGAATAACAACTAACGGCTTTACAACATTAGCAGACCTATGGCAACTATTTATGGCCGAGAATCCTTTAGATAGAAATGTGTGGGGTAAAAAACTTGTCTGGACATTACGTAGTGGTAACAATGGCTACAAAGATTACTTCCTATTACTTAGAGAATTACGACATGTTTTATCTAACGAAGGCATGATTAGGAGGTGGCAAGAGTTCTTACAAAAACATAACTACAATATAGTACTAAATAATAACGGTTGGGATATAGTTAAGGGCGGGTCGCGCAATGACCTCGCAGCGTTTATAACCTGGCTTTTCGTAGTGGTCGATGAAATGGAAAGCTCAACTGCTGGCGCCGACTTTGACTGGATATTTGGAAAAGACTGGAGAACAGGAATAACAAGCACTGGGGTACAGACTCTTGCTGAACTTTGGACCAGATTTATTCAGGAGTCGAACGTTGACGTCAATGTATGGGGACGAGTGCTTTTCTGGACTCTTCGATCCAACACCGGTAAACCAGGACTACAGGACTATATTTCATTGTTCCGAGAAATGCGTCACGTTCTTGCTGATGACTACATGCGACAGCTTTGGATAGAGTTCCTACAAAGACACAACCATAACATTATTCTCACAAATAACGGGTGGGATGTAGTCAAGGGTGGGTCGCAAAACAATATCGGCGAGTTCATCTTCTGGCTCTTTGCTACGGTTGATGAAATTGAATCATCCGGACCTGATGCCGATTTCAGCTGGCTAATAAGTGGGAAAGGCTTGAACAATCTCAGGATCAGTATAACGCAGAACGGTCTTCAAAGTTTAATGAACCTTTGGGACCTTTTCATGGTAGAAACCAACTTGGACAAAAACACTTGGGGACAATATATGTTCTGGACTTTACGTTCTCCGTCAGATACCATGCAGAATCAGCATTACGTTCTCCTTTTGAAAGAAATGAAGCATTTATTATCTGACACTAATATCAGAAACTTATGGCTTCAGTTCCTTGCAAAACACAATTATAATATCGTCTTAGTCTCGGAGGGATGGGATATTGTGAAAGGTGGTTCGACCAATGACGCTTCGGCATTTATATTTTGGTTATTCAACATAGTGGAGAGTATTGAAAACCGATCAATCACCGATATTGATTGGATCTTTACTCCCGGGAAACAGAGCTGGGAGCGATATATTAGAAGAGGATTTACTACAACGGGTTTACATCAGTTGGTAATACTCTGGGAGCAATTTTTAGCGCACGTTAATCTAGACGTTTCTGCATGGAGCAATGTGCTGTACTGGACACACCGAAAGACACACACCGGAGAAGTTACTCATCAAGACTATTATCTTCTTTTCCAAGAAATGAGACATTTGTTGGATAACGATTTGATCAGGAATCAATTCATCGATTTCATGGCAAACAGCGGATATAACTTTGTGCTGACCACTGTGGGATGGGAAATAGAGCTAGGTGGAACACGAAACGACATCGCTGGATTCATCTACTGGCTCGTAACAACAGTCGACACCATCATGTCCTTAACACCAGAAACAGTAATTGATTGGCTGTTCATTACGGATGTTTCGTCATATACCG GTGGTTCTGGAACCAGTTCTATACAGGATAGCCAGGAGTATTATTCAGGAGGATTTGGAATGGGTGACATGTTTGGATTACTTGCTGCCGAAGAATTCCTGAGGAAAAAACGATCTACAGATAATGTTGTTCGACATAAGCGTCAGGCGCATGCGCCTTTCCACTACCAATCATTGGTTGGTAATTGTCATGGCAACAATCCGTCAATAGATATTGCAGCCAATGAAAGGaatgtgaaaatgattttagtGACGGATGGAAGCAACCAACCTGGTGAACTTATTCTTCCAATT GTTCAAGGCTGGAATGAAGTTACATTAGTATACAACGGCAGAGATATGCATGGAATGGTGAATAATTGGCAAGGGGAAAAGAAAACATCAATACCAATGAGAG GTAATATTCAGTCACGTCCAGAGGGGATTTCTCTTGGATATTGTCCAAAATACGATGGTCTCCAAGGAAAAATCGACGAT